The following coding sequences are from one Ornithodoros turicata isolate Travis chromosome 1, ASM3712646v1, whole genome shotgun sequence window:
- the LOC135389181 gene encoding uncharacterized protein K02A2.6-like, whose amino-acid sequence MVEPLRGLTHNDAEFIWTERHQKVFERIKQEMSQVRTLAYSDDSKETYIITDAGPDGVAGVLAQESKDKENLSILAYYSRALTSTEKRYPQIDKEMLAIDGGTFSCVLGRSQVHYKNGSSATGVHSQEPKRQAHIPGKENPADYLSRHPVPNRDDGPARETVVVEEYVSFVLRAATPKALTVQDVEKAYKEDAQISLLVKALREGHTLRRSHERLWKDERLKPFLQIRDELTVTEANVVLRGTRLVIPENVQDQAIPLSAKRHREDETANQGKDLAPRNRQESIGSNQTLRSVPKNSSGEKDIAAWPLPGQKYLLVVVDEYSRFLVVSTLSSLNVKTVTARLSDILAVHGMPYDLKTDNGPPFFGKEFGGFLRLNGIRHHRTTPLWTQANGEVERFIRNVKKTVKAACVGGND is encoded by the exons ATGGTGGAGCCTCTGAGAGGCCTCACACACAACGATGCTGAATTCATTTGGACGGAGCGGCATCAGAAAGTCTTCGAGAGAATAAAGCAAGAAATGTCCCAAGTGCGCACATTAGCGTATTCCGACGACAGCAAGGAGACCTACATTATAACGGATGCAGGGCCAGATGGAGTAGCTGGAGTTTTGGCCCAAGAGTCTAAAGACAAGGAAAATCTCAGCATCCTCGCGTACTACAGCAGAGCACTGACGTCAACAGAAAAACGGTATCCCCAGATTGACAAAGAGATGTTGGCAATCGACGGCGGAACGTTTTCGTGCGTACTTGGCAGGAGCCAAGTTCACTATAAGAACGGATCATCTGCCACTGGTGTCCATTCTCAAGAACCCAAGCGCCAAGCT CACATCCCCGGAAAGGAAAATCCTGCTGACTACTTATCCAGGCACCCAGTACCAAATCGAGATGACGGGCCAGCTCGGGAAACCGTCGTAGTCGAAGAATACGTCTCCTTCGTTCTGAGAGCAGCTACACCGAAGGCATTAACGGTGCAAGATGTGGAAAAAGCATACAAAGAGGACGCGCAGATAAGCCTACTTGTCAAGGCACTACGGGAAGGTCACACACTACGAAGGTCACATGAGCGCCTCTGGAAGGACGAAAGGCTGAAGCCCTTCCTCCAGATTCGGGACGAGCTGACAGTGACCGAGGCCAACGTCGTCCTAAGAGGAACACGACTGGTGATTCCAGAAAATGTACAAGACCAGGCTATCCCACTTAGCGCAAAAAGGCATCGTGAAGACGAAACAGCTAATCAGGGCAAAGATTTGGCTCCCAGGAATCGACAAGAAAGTATAGGCAGCAATCAGACGTTGCGAAGCGTGCCAAAGAACAGTTCAGGAGAAAAAGACATCGCCGCTT GGCCTCTGCCAGGCCAGAAGTACCTGCTGGTCGTCGTGGACGAATATTCGCGGTTTCTAGTGGTTTCCACGCTCTCGTCTCTAAACGTGAAAACCGTCACGGCTAGACTAAGCGACATACTCGCTGTGCATGGAATGCCGTATGATTTGAAGACCGACAATGGTCCCCCTTTCTTTGGTAAGGAGTTTGGGGGATTTCTGCGCCTGAATGGTATACGGCACCACCGCACAACACCCTTGTGGACGCAAGCAAACGGCGAGGTGGAGAGATTCATACGGAACGTAAAGAAGACCGTCAAGGCTGCGTGTGTTGGAGGGAACGATTAG